The Candidatus Melainabacteria bacterium genome includes a window with the following:
- the minE gene encoding cell division topological specificity factor MinE, translating into MDDTSRQVLQSLSARLRRARKLQKVINWFFRTQTDTARDTAKDRMRNMLTHDRLELPAGRLESLEEELIAVVSRYFELDKDTTKFDLEHYERRASLVANFRLLRSKC; encoded by the coding sequence CTGGATGACACGTCTCGTCAAGTTCTTCAATCCCTCAGTGCGCGTTTAAGGAGGGCTAGGAAATTGCAAAAAGTAATTAACTGGTTCTTCCGAACCCAGACAGACACTGCTCGCGATACAGCCAAAGACCGCATGCGCAATATGCTCACGCATGACCGCCTGGAACTTCCCGCCGGCAGATTAGAATCTCTTGAAGAAGAGTTGATCGCAGTAGTATCTCGCTACTTCGAACTCGACAAAGACACAACCAAATTCGACCTCGAGCACTACGAACGCCGCGCCTCACTGGTAGCCAACTTCCGCTTGCTCCGTTCGAAATGTTGA